The following is a genomic window from SAR324 cluster bacterium.
AGGTGCTCTTACATCAATGTTTACTCCCAGATCTGACATAATTGTATGGGCATCATCATACATTTTATTCCATCGTACAAAAAATCCTCTTTTCTTATGACTTATAAAAATGTTTTCAGCTACATCCAAATCAGGATATACCATTGGTTCCTGATAAATTGCCGCTATACCATAATCTTGTGCCTTTTGTGCATTGTCTATTTTTGTTAGACCCCCTGATACAAATATTTCTCCTTGATCACCACGTTGAACTCCTGTGAGAATCTTAATGAGGGTTGATTTACCTGCCCCATTTTCACCAACAATTACATGAACTTCTCCTGCAAACAATTTCAATGAAATATCTTCCAACGCTTGAGTCATATCAAACCGTTTTGAAAGGTCTTTTACTTCAAGTATTGGTTGTGTCTTAAAATTCATAATTTACGGCATTTTTAATTTGAAATTTTTCTTTTTTAAATTAATTTTAATTTAATATCATAAATATTTTGTTCAACAGTGATGGCCTTGATTCTCCTATTATGTTAAGTTAATAATTCATCAAAGACTTCCAGAATCATATTTAGATTTAGTGCAAATAATAATTTGTATTTTCTTGACATGAAATCTTCATCCATCATGATTAAGACGTATATATCTATTAATGCACTAGTGTAGTTTATTACATTTCAATTATTAAGTTATCTTTTTTATAAGGAATATTTCACTATAGATTAAATGCTTCGACCAGTTCTTGCATTTCATCCTTGTTTAGCCCTTCTGGAACAAATCGGCTTGCAAGACATTGCAAGTATAATTTTGCACCTTTGTTCGCAACATCTATATAATCAAATGCAACATGAGCATCCTCCCCAGTTGAAATTGCCCCATGCTTATTCCACATAACTAAATCACGTTTCTTTAGAGCTTCAACTGTCCTATCTGACAGTTCTTCAGAACCTGGTAGAGTGTATTGTGTAATCCCGACCCCTTTGGGCACAAACACACGAACTTCGGGAATCATGCTCCATAAAACATTATTTAACGCTTTTTCGTCTTGAGAAAATTTGGGATGATAAGTTATGCAAATCAACTCATTTGGATGAGTGTGAACAACAGCACGGTGTTTGCTTTGGGAGGATAGTTTGTCAAGATGGATCTTAACGTGAGGAAGAAGCTCACTTGATGGACGGAACCCTGGATGTTCCTTACCACCCCACAATATGTAAAATCCTGTAGCATTTTCGTTAAAGCGAA
Proteins encoded in this region:
- the rhaD gene encoding rhamnulose-1-phosphate aldolase; this encodes MKSIKINQRVKDEINKAAEVAEYMWNREWAERSGGNISINITDILDQDTSNCKGFRFIECDKFPKGVAQLIFFVTGSGERLREMKIPEETGCIIRFNENATGFYILWGGKEHPGFRPSSELLPHVKIHLDKLSSQSKHRAVVHTHPNELICITYHPKFSQDEKALNNVLWSMIPEVRVFVPKGVGITQYTLPGSEELSDRTVEALKKRDLVMWNKHGAISTGEDAHVAFDYIDVANKGAKLYLQCLASRFVPEGLNKDEMQELVEAFNL